Proteins encoded together in one Anaerococcus murdochii window:
- a CDS encoding coiled-coil domain-containing protein produces MIKEYLERFLYHIEQPCDIPILNKRIKFKNLYLIILLIFMFVFIGFSIKRSLDTSRQEKIEKEFAIAEELSKEEERKDNEIEEVEETNLDDYENRDKIEEDNTNTVDLSLLTEEERKKRSEDIEDVDLIKNKNNEIKDEEIKSNQNQYQEELKKRYAEQSRTIEANNNYDSNRIIPNGYVYSNNNDAEYKENIEFKNRLDTLEKEVNSLGVNSDIGTIQTKQKELENLTEEIKKQKEIIEKLGQAIEGSRSNEQNYKMLVLNNKKIMLLNDKESYLVTKTDDDMDLMTYIKLLSDFLDDKVKEQTKFSIEKIDESDFNNIINKLEKAGVELW; encoded by the coding sequence ATGATTAAAGAGTATTTAGAAAGATTTTTATATCACATCGAACAACCTTGCGATATTCCTATCTTAAATAAGAGGATAAAATTTAAAAATCTTTATTTAATTATTCTGCTAATATTTATGTTTGTCTTTATAGGTTTTAGTATAAAACGTAGTTTAGATACAAGCAGGCAGGAGAAAATTGAAAAAGAATTTGCCATTGCAGAGGAATTGAGCAAAGAAGAAGAACGTAAAGATAACGAAATTGAAGAAGTTGAAGAAACTAACCTCGATGATTATGAAAATAGGGATAAGATTGAGGAAGATAACACAAATACAGTAGATCTAAGTCTTCTCACAGAGGAAGAGAGGAAGAAAAGATCAGAAGATATTGAAGATGTTGATTTAATTAAAAATAAAAACAACGAAATTAAAGATGAAGAAATAAAAAGTAATCAAAATCAGTATCAGGAAGAATTGAAAAAAAGATACGCTGAACAATCCAGGACAATTGAAGCTAACAACAATTATGATAGCAATAGAATAATACCAAATGGATATGTTTATTCAAATAATAATGATGCTGAATACAAAGAAAACATTGAATTTAAAAATAGGCTTGATACTCTTGAGAAAGAAGTCAACAGTCTAGGTGTTAATTCTGATATAGGTACAATTCAAACAAAACAAAAAGAGCTTGAAAATCTAACAGAAGAAATAAAAAAACAAAAAGAAATAATTGAAAAGCTAGGACAAGCGATAGAAGGTTCTAGATCTAACGAGCAAAACTATAAAATGCTTGTGCTAAACAACAAAAAAATAATGCTTTTAAATGATAAAGAAAGCTACCTAGTTACAAAAACTGATGACGATATGGATTTAATGACATATATAAAGTTATTATCAGATTTTCTAGATGATAAAGTTAAAGAACAGACTAAGTTTTCAATCGAAAAGATTGATGAATCTGACTTTAACAACATTATTAATAAACTTGAAAAGGCAGGTGTTGAGCTATGGTAA
- a CDS encoding helix-turn-helix domain-containing protein codes for MMTEHLREKGEAYDKKIRARLRIKVKESGVPIQSIAESIGKSPPSVYRYLSLKNKSRLPIEIIVKILAAIEVNEAEFFKEVDEMD; via the coding sequence ATGATGACTGAACACTTAAGGGAAAAAGGAGAAGCTTATGATAAAAAAATTAGAGCTAGGCTAAGAATTAAAGTAAAAGAAAGCGGTGTACCAATCCAAAGCATAGCTGAAAGTATTGGAAAATCACCACCATCTGTTTATAGATACCTTTCTTTGAAAAATAAATCCCGACTACCTATAGAAATTATAGTGAAAATATTAGCTGCAATTGAAGTTAATGAAGCTGAATTTTTTAAGGAGGTAGATGAGATGGATTAA
- a CDS encoding albumin-binding GA domain-containing protein: MKKNNTVKKVLISALVVGAVLGTGKTSEASTWRANSIASIQQALGQDKAKYGENVYDIRWGDYLYGISQATGVNIDTLASINKIANKNLIYTGNKLYYGADTLVTKDNKGNVTAYRQGENGSVQAVNPNQLTNREQRDIAKNHPSLQGQSGIKNLADANKGLIAENNQKLKELEGKVAEYKKQKEATQKTGEGLKESLQKYRNDLDKIKDPVKRAEIENKIKELEALINAETQKGTDLDKKVQDQNKEIERLTKENEELRKEIKENKDKKTSKNTGETTDKSTEYTFDHSFWSRYLGGNSSNKTSNNDSKIKELEDAAKDKQAEQDKLKKEIEDLEKKIKNNSDRIAELEKHKNGSGKESDKEIAENKNKLEGLKQEQEKNKASLDEINKNLENSKNQLKEIDEKIKALEENKADKAELDNLKAEKEQLTNKIAELEKSLAAADQSNKDETDKIKKELDEARGNLGKVDEKIKGLEDDSNRKAEIEALKAQKDELAKKITELEESKSNLENKDKEIENKIKELENLINSETQKGTDLDKKLEDQNKEIERLTKENEELRKEIDKINEELGKLKKQADDAKDEALKKAKEEAIKELAAAGITDEESKGKINAATTVEEVERIKNELLDAKKQADKDEALKKAKEEAIKELAAAGITDEESKGKINAATTVEEVERIKNELLDAKKQADKDEALKKAKEEAIKELAAAGITDEESKGKINAATTVEEVERIKNELLDAKKQADKDEALKKAKEEAIKELAAAGITDEESKGKINAATTVEEVERIKNELLDAKKQADKDEALKKAKEEAIKELAAAGITDEESKGKINAATTVEEVERIKNELLDAKKQIVYKWSKYDINKVYEYGVVFKPTHDTRGRFPDKLYKSYSVDETWKVRINVSDEVKTRDMAVGEVGYDKLHSEYQDLLYKCVKDDAGFIYTDIGEVKIVGSSQSKGAYNSSVESTDEFAYPKSGILDGYWYEYIGSSK; encoded by the coding sequence ATGAAAAAAAATAACACAGTAAAAAAGGTGCTTATATCAGCACTAGTAGTAGGAGCGGTTCTAGGAACAGGGAAAACATCAGAAGCTTCAACCTGGAGAGCAAACTCAATAGCAAGTATTCAACAAGCACTAGGTCAAGATAAAGCAAAATATGGAGAAAATGTTTATGATATTAGATGGGGCGATTATTTATATGGAATAAGCCAAGCAACAGGAGTAAATATTGATACTCTTGCAAGCATAAACAAAATAGCAAATAAAAACTTAATATATACTGGAAATAAGTTATATTATGGTGCTGACACCCTTGTAACAAAAGACAACAAAGGAAATGTTACAGCTTATAGGCAAGGCGAAAATGGCAGCGTTCAAGCAGTAAATCCAAATCAATTAACAAATAGAGAACAAAGGGATATTGCTAAAAACCACCCATCACTTCAAGGTCAATCAGGTATTAAAAACCTAGCTGATGCAAACAAAGGACTAATTGCTGAAAATAACCAAAAACTTAAAGAGCTAGAAGGTAAAGTTGCTGAATACAAAAAGCAAAAAGAAGCAACTCAAAAAACTGGTGAAGGCTTAAAAGAAAGCCTACAAAAATATAGAAATGACCTTGATAAAATCAAAGATCCTGTAAAAAGAGCAGAAATTGAGAACAAGATCAAAGAACTTGAAGCCTTAATCAATGCTGAAACTCAAAAAGGCACAGACCTTGATAAGAAAGTTCAAGATCAAAACAAAGAAATCGAAAGACTAACTAAAGAAAACGAAGAATTAAGAAAAGAAATCAAAGAAAATAAAGATAAAAAAACTTCTAAGAATACAGGCGAAACTACAGATAAATCGACAGAATACACTTTTGATCATTCTTTCTGGTCAAGGTATCTAGGCGGAAATTCATCAAATAAAACAAGCAACAATGATTCAAAAATTAAAGAACTTGAAGATGCTGCAAAAGATAAGCAAGCAGAACAAGACAAATTAAAAAAAGAAATTGAAGATTTAGAGAAGAAAATAAAGAATAACTCTGATAGAATCGCAGAACTAGAAAAGCACAAAAATGGATCTGGTAAAGAGTCAGATAAGGAAATAGCTGAAAATAAAAATAAGCTTGAAGGACTCAAACAAGAACAAGAAAAAAATAAAGCTAGCCTTGATGAAATAAATAAAAATCTAGAAAATTCAAAGAATCAACTAAAAGAAATTGATGAAAAAATAAAAGCTTTAGAAGAAAATAAGGCTGATAAAGCTGAATTAGACAACCTTAAGGCTGAAAAAGAACAATTAACAAACAAAATTGCAGAACTAGAAAAATCGCTAGCAGCAGCTGATCAAAGCAATAAAGATGAAACTGATAAAATCAAGAAAGAACTTGATGAAGCTAGAGGTAATCTTGGTAAAGTCGATGAAAAGATTAAAGGACTTGAAGACGACTCTAATAGAAAAGCAGAAATTGAAGCTTTAAAAGCACAAAAAGATGAACTAGCTAAAAAGATTACTGAATTAGAGGAATCAAAATCAAACCTTGAAAACAAAGACAAAGAAATTGAAAACAAGATCAAAGAGCTTGAAAATCTAATTAATTCTGAAACTCAAAAAGGCACAGACCTCGATAAGAAGCTTGAAGATCAAAACAAAGAAATTGAAAGACTAACTAAAGAAAACGAAGAATTAAGAAAAGAAATAGATAAGATCAACGAAGAACTCGGAAAGCTCAAAAAACAAGCTGATGATGCTAAAGATGAAGCCTTAAAGAAAGCCAAAGAAGAAGCAATCAAAGAACTTGCAGCAGCAGGTATCACTGATGAAGAATCCAAAGGCAAAATCAATGCTGCAACCACAGTAGAAGAAGTAGAAAGAATTAAAAACGAACTACTAGATGCTAAGAAGCAAGCAGACAAAGATGAAGCCTTAAAGAAAGCCAAAGAAGAAGCAATCAAAGAACTTGCAGCAGCAGGTATCACTGATGAAGAATCCAAAGGCAAAATCAATGCTGCAACCACAGTAGAAGAAGTAGAAAGAATTAAAAACGAACTACTAGATGCTAAGAAGCAAGCAGACAAAGATGAAGCCTTAAAGAAAGCCAAAGAAGAAGCAATCAAAGAACTTGCAGCAGCAGGTATCACTGATGAAGAATCCAAAGGCAAAATCAATGCTGCAACCACAGTAGAAGAAGTAGAAAGAATTAAAAACGAACTACTAGATGCTAAGAAGCAAGCAGACAAAGATGAAGCCTTAAAGAAAGCCAAAGAAGAAGCAATCAAAGAACTTGCAGCAGCAGGTATCACTGATGAAGAATCCAAAGGCAAAATCAATGCTGCAACCACAGTAGAAGAAGTAGAAAGAATTAAAAACGAACTACTAGATGCTAAGAAGCAAGCAGACAAAGATGAAGCCTTAAAGAAAGCCAAAGAAGAAGCAATCAAAGAACTTGCAGCAGCAGGTATCACTGATGAAGAATCCAAAGGCAAAATCAATGCTGCAACCACAGTAGAAGAAGTAGAAAGAATTAAAAACGAACTACTAGATGCTAAGAAGCAAATAGTCTATAAATGGTCTAAATATGATATAAATAAAGTCTATGAATACGGAGTCGTATTCAAACCAACTCATGATACTAGGGGTAGATTTCCAGATAAACTTTATAAGTCATACTCTGTTGATGAGACTTGGAAAGTTAGAATTAATGTTTCAGACGAAGTTAAAACAAGAGATATGGCAGTAGGAGAAGTTGGATATGATAAGCTTCATAGTGAATATCAAGATCTCCTTTATAAATGTGTTAAAGATGATGCTGGATTTATATACACTGATATAGGAGAAGTTAAAATAGTTGGTTCTTCTCAAAGTAAAGGTGCGTACAATTCTTCAGTTGAATCAACTGACGAATTTGCATATCCAAAAAGTGGAATTTTAGATGGTTATTGGTACGAATATATTGGATCAAGTAAATAA
- a CDS encoding type IA DNA topoisomerase, producing MKLIIAEKPSVAKSIAGVLGCNSLQKGYIEGQSCIVTWTGGHLVTLDDPNSYNQSYKQWNKSDLPILPRPFKTKVISSKYYQYKVVKNLINDNRVDEIVCATDAGREGELIFRLVYDKIGTKKPFTRMWIQSMEDPALLDEFNKAKDGHSYDDLSESAKARQEADWLVGINLTRLVSIENNKKFTIGRVQTPTLNLINARCEEKENFKPEKYNTIQADINQDGKVITFETERIETQESSYKMSSMSSELEIEEVICEEKTTKAPKLYDLTNLQRAANKKYGLSAKQTLDIAQSLYEAKYISYPRTDSEYITYDMVESVRKLIGSHADSDMFDNVEKIANDKKVSDHTALLPTIYSIDKKDEINKLDKDHINIYTLIYMQLLKSVSKNYRYMQTKVTAISGDIKLYTVGKVEIDQGFKKLESEDDAAKSEKDLSGLEEGMSYPITETRLMDKTTKPPAYYNDDSLLKAMKTAGSGLYEKGLEIERTGLGTTATRADIIEGLIKNGYIARSKKYIVITELGKQLLSVAPDKLKEIELTVNWENELAKIAEGEKDKNSFIQEIENYLKDIVKSYEGDESLKVKESIIGTCPYCQGNVYINDRSINCENSKYGKNKGTCRLSTLRTISGHKLNEDEAKSLIEDGRTPLISDFISKKGNNFPAYVVLSNSGAYPTTLEFPDKKS from the coding sequence ATGAAACTAATAATCGCAGAAAAACCTTCAGTCGCAAAGTCTATAGCAGGCGTATTAGGCTGTAATTCACTACAAAAAGGATATATAGAAGGTCAATCTTGCATAGTGACATGGACAGGGGGTCATCTAGTAACTCTAGATGACCCTAATTCATATAATCAGTCATATAAGCAATGGAATAAAAGCGACCTACCAATCCTACCAAGACCTTTTAAAACAAAGGTAATATCATCTAAATATTATCAATACAAAGTGGTTAAGAACTTAATCAACGACAATAGGGTAGATGAGATAGTTTGTGCTACAGATGCAGGTAGAGAAGGAGAGCTTATATTCAGGCTAGTGTATGACAAAATAGGAACTAAAAAACCATTTACTAGAATGTGGATTCAGTCAATGGAAGATCCCGCTCTCCTAGATGAGTTTAATAAAGCAAAAGACGGTCACAGCTATGACGATTTAAGCGAAAGCGCTAAAGCAAGACAAGAAGCTGATTGGTTAGTAGGCATAAATCTAACCAGGCTAGTATCTATCGAAAATAACAAGAAGTTTACTATTGGAAGGGTACAAACTCCTACACTAAACCTAATAAATGCAAGATGTGAAGAAAAAGAAAATTTTAAACCTGAAAAATATAACACAATTCAAGCGGATATAAACCAAGATGGCAAGGTTATAACATTTGAAACTGAAAGAATAGAAACACAAGAATCAAGTTATAAAATGTCCTCGATGTCAAGCGAGCTTGAAATTGAAGAAGTTATTTGTGAAGAAAAAACCACTAAAGCTCCTAAATTGTATGATTTAACTAATTTACAAAGAGCTGCTAATAAGAAATATGGTTTAAGTGCTAAGCAAACACTCGATATAGCACAAAGCCTTTATGAAGCTAAATATATATCATATCCGAGAACAGATAGCGAATATATAACATATGATATGGTTGAATCAGTTAGAAAGCTTATAGGTAGTCACGCTGATAGCGATATGTTTGACAATGTAGAAAAAATAGCTAACGACAAAAAAGTTAGTGACCATACAGCTTTATTGCCAACAATATATTCGATAGATAAAAAAGACGAGATCAACAAGCTCGACAAGGATCACATAAATATATACACACTTATTTATATGCAGCTTTTAAAATCGGTTTCTAAAAACTACAGGTATATGCAAACAAAAGTAACAGCCATTAGCGGTGATATTAAACTATATACTGTTGGGAAAGTGGAAATAGATCAAGGATTTAAAAAGCTAGAAAGCGAAGACGATGCTGCAAAATCAGAAAAAGATTTAAGTGGGTTAGAAGAAGGTATGTCATATCCAATAACAGAAACCAGGCTGATGGATAAAACCACAAAGCCACCAGCCTACTATAATGATGATAGTTTACTAAAAGCTATGAAAACAGCAGGATCAGGCTTATATGAAAAAGGATTAGAAATTGAAAGAACAGGTCTAGGAACAACAGCGACTAGAGCCGATATAATCGAAGGACTAATAAAGAACGGTTATATAGCAAGATCTAAAAAATATATTGTTATAACCGAACTAGGCAAACAGTTATTAAGCGTAGCTCCTGATAAACTAAAAGAAATTGAACTTACTGTCAATTGGGAAAATGAATTAGCAAAAATTGCCGAAGGCGAAAAAGATAAAAATAGTTTTATCCAGGAAATAGAAAATTATTTGAAGGATATTGTTAAATCCTATGAAGGTGATGAAAGCCTAAAAGTAAAAGAAAGCATAATCGGAACTTGCCCTTATTGTCAAGGTAATGTTTATATCAATGATAGATCCATAAATTGTGAAAACTCAAAATATGGGAAGAATAAAGGGACTTGCAGGCTAAGCACACTTAGGACTATATCAGGTCATAAGCTTAATGAAGATGAAGCCAAGTCACTCATAGAAGATGGAAGAACACCACTAATATCTGACTTCATATCTAAAAAAGGAAATAACTTTCCAGCCTATGTAGTTCTTAGCAATAGTGGTGCATACCCTACAACCCTTGAATTTCCAGACAAAAAATCATAA
- a CDS encoding VirD4-like conjugal transfer protein, CD1115 family: MIKRKDYDGVPVYRETSGDRKRTIKYFFIPTLIIYLFFLLHLSYVVNYVNTPKGLNAINEAFENIRISPFNIYFDPGIVFKGLIVYILGFAFAAMYFLSKPYKYRAKIGDEQGSAKWNDNIKKYNKQYSFPKGETYSEITYKLDDKEEVAKNWKIKPIEEKYEDSKNKNLQQEGYVISPNMILSKNVYLSMRGKETFRNNNIIVIGGSGTGKSRYFAKPNLLNANASYIVTDPSGELLQSHGKYLQNMGYDIKVFNLVDMDLSHTYNPFSYIRDENGVYQMINTFILNTTPSGQSSSDPFWENAEKMLLTAICFLLYESYVDDEGNKIDGTFAEVTRLIGYAIPEKEGKETKLDLIFKEVEKANPESIALFNYRNFKQAAGDTAKSIVISAQARLFPFSLPKIKNLTSSNDINLQTIGERKTALFAILPSADTTFNWIVSLMYSQLFETLYYQAEHRKSKSLAIPVRFILDEFANIGKIPDYTNKLATMRKYDISCSVILQNQNQLEKMYEKDYKSLIGNCDTTVFLGSGEKDTMEYFSKVLGSTTIYKKSTGESLGRNKSYSRNEDVIKRELMTPDEIGVMDNELSIITIRGERPFKDEKFPYEKHPMYKYCGDGGGEELFLNPEVIKDMAKAYEVKKKSSSNNEEEIKKIDEQLSDYKTIKDWSNEDINIVDYILFS; this comes from the coding sequence ATGATTAAAAGAAAAGATTATGATGGAGTTCCTGTATATAGGGAAACATCTGGCGATAGAAAAAGGACTATTAAATACTTTTTTATACCCACTTTAATCATTTATCTTTTCTTTCTGCTTCACTTATCTTACGTTGTAAATTATGTAAATACACCTAAAGGGTTAAATGCCATTAATGAAGCATTTGAAAATATAAGGATTTCTCCATTTAATATTTACTTTGATCCTGGGATTGTATTTAAAGGATTAATAGTATATATCCTAGGTTTTGCCTTTGCAGCTATGTACTTTCTATCAAAGCCATATAAATATAGGGCAAAAATAGGAGATGAACAAGGATCGGCTAAGTGGAATGACAATATCAAAAAATACAATAAGCAGTATTCTTTTCCTAAAGGTGAAACCTATTCAGAAATAACATATAAACTAGACGACAAAGAAGAAGTTGCTAAAAATTGGAAAATTAAACCAATCGAGGAAAAATACGAGGATAGTAAAAATAAAAATCTACAGCAAGAAGGCTATGTTATAAGTCCTAACATGATATTATCAAAAAATGTTTATTTATCAATGAGGGGCAAAGAAACATTCAGAAACAATAACATTATAGTAATAGGTGGTTCTGGTACTGGAAAATCAAGATATTTTGCTAAACCCAACCTACTAAACGCTAATGCCAGTTATATCGTAACTGATCCATCAGGAGAGTTGTTACAATCGCATGGAAAGTATTTACAAAATATGGGATATGACATAAAGGTTTTTAACCTTGTAGACATGGATTTATCACACACATATAACCCATTTTCATACATTCGTGATGAGAATGGAGTTTATCAAATGATAAACACCTTTATTTTAAATACAACCCCAAGCGGGCAATCTTCATCAGACCCATTTTGGGAAAATGCTGAAAAAATGTTGCTTACAGCAATATGCTTTTTGCTATATGAGTCATATGTAGACGATGAAGGAAATAAAATAGATGGCACTTTTGCAGAAGTGACCAGGCTTATTGGATATGCAATACCTGAAAAGGAAGGGAAAGAAACAAAGCTTGATTTAATATTCAAAGAAGTAGAAAAAGCTAATCCTGAATCTATAGCACTTTTTAACTATAGGAACTTTAAACAAGCTGCTGGAGATACTGCGAAATCTATTGTAATATCGGCACAAGCAAGACTTTTCCCTTTTTCACTACCTAAGATTAAAAATCTAACATCATCAAATGACATTAATTTACAAACAATAGGAGAAAGAAAAACAGCCTTGTTTGCAATTTTACCATCAGCTGACACAACATTTAACTGGATTGTATCACTTATGTACTCACAGCTCTTTGAAACCTTATATTATCAAGCAGAGCATAGGAAAAGCAAATCTTTAGCTATACCAGTTAGGTTTATACTAGATGAGTTTGCTAACATAGGTAAAATTCCTGATTATACCAACAAACTAGCAACAATGAGAAAATATGATATTTCATGTTCTGTAATTTTACAAAATCAGAATCAGCTAGAGAAAATGTATGAAAAAGATTATAAATCTTTGATTGGAAACTGTGATACAACAGTTTTTCTAGGATCTGGAGAAAAAGATACAATGGAATATTTCTCAAAGGTACTAGGATCAACAACAATATACAAAAAATCTACTGGAGAATCGTTAGGAAGAAATAAGTCATATTCTAGAAATGAAGATGTTATAAAAAGAGAATTGATGACACCTGATGAAATTGGAGTAATGGATAATGAATTGTCGATTATTACCATAAGAGGAGAACGACCATTTAAAGATGAGAAGTTCCCATACGAAAAGCACCCAATGTATAAGTATTGTGGTGACGGTGGTGGAGAGGAGCTTTTCTTAAACCCAGAAGTTATAAAAGATATGGCTAAAGCCTATGAAGTAAAGAAAAAATCATCATCTAACAATGAAGAAGAAATAAAGAAAATAGATGAACAATTGTCTGACTATAAAACAATTAAAGATTGGTCAAATGAAGACATTAATATTGTTGACTATATACTGTTTTCATAA
- a CDS encoding DUF6750 family protein has protein sequence MKNKLIQLQDKIENNKISLKIKRRIVAFLSPMLVILSPYIAYADISGVNMDVDENTAFAGMINVVIKIAKYVGIALLIVGVITFLEAQSSENPERKTTSIKLFATGVGLVGIEFLLKATGLVH, from the coding sequence ATGAAAAATAAATTAATACAATTACAAGATAAAATCGAAAATAACAAAATATCACTAAAAATAAAAAGAAGAATAGTGGCTTTTCTAAGTCCGATGCTTGTTATCTTATCCCCTTATATTGCTTACGCTGATATATCAGGTGTAAATATGGACGTTGATGAAAATACAGCCTTTGCTGGAATGATAAACGTTGTTATAAAGATAGCTAAGTACGTTGGAATTGCACTACTAATTGTTGGTGTAATAACCTTCCTAGAAGCACAATCAAGTGAAAATCCTGAAAGAAAAACCACATCTATTAAATTGTTTGCTACAGGTGTTGGATTAGTAGGAATAGAATTTCTTCTAAAAGCTACAGGATTGGTTCATTAA
- a CDS encoding PrgI family protein, whose protein sequence is MKDIKIPKEVSAYEAKLIGSLTARQAASLSVGTVVMFLTYVFLRDYFYAPIIIIVCSIILTPFIGFAWLKPYGVKLEKIAKLIVTSRLRTSKRGYKISNSTLRTIKNMFVANSKKQKSKKTKVDKYDENKANILTKKVENNLNKLKKEQEKQFSKEYKGVRK, encoded by the coding sequence ATGAAAGATATAAAAATACCTAAAGAAGTAAGTGCATATGAAGCTAAGCTGATTGGTTCATTAACAGCCAGACAAGCTGCTTCATTATCTGTTGGTACTGTAGTTATGTTTTTAACTTATGTCTTCCTAAGGGATTATTTTTACGCTCCAATAATTATAATAGTATGCAGCATAATATTAACCCCTTTTATAGGTTTTGCTTGGTTAAAACCATATGGAGTAAAACTTGAAAAAATTGCAAAACTAATTGTTACATCTAGGCTAAGAACTAGTAAAAGAGGATATAAGATCAGCAACTCTACACTAAGAACAATTAAAAATATGTTTGTTGCTAATTCTAAAAAACAAAAATCAAAAAAGACAAAAGTAGATAAATACGATGAAAATAAAGCGAATATTTTAACTAAAAAGGTTGAAAACAACCTTAATAAGTTGAAGAAGGAACAAGAAAAACAATTTAGCAAAGAATATAAAGGTGTAAGAAAGTAG